One region of Spiroplasma endosymbiont of Asaphidion curtum genomic DNA includes:
- a CDS encoding IS30 family transposase yields the protein MFVISLWYITNKDSNHYFSLIAQNKAENRKQSHVYFHKFKNRELVKYVQQKLLLGWSPEQIYGRIKNFHKEWIISFKTIYNWIYSGLLEKVTNKNLRRKGKKRKSQENRGKFNGKSIKERNINVNNRITVGHWEGDTVVSSRGKSKSCLITLVERTSRFTLAMLVENRTTKVVNENISHYLSILPNNLVKTITFDRGKEFSNWQQLEKNLNVKIYFANAYSPWQRGTNENTNGLIREKFPKKFNFSNTTKNAVHKFILSLNQRPRKILNYLSPIEYLVRKII from the coding sequence GTGTTTGTCATAAGTCTGTGGTACATTACAAATAAAGATAGTAATCATTATTTTTCATTAATTGCACAAAATAAAGCAGAAAACAGAAAACAATCACATGTTTATTTTCATAAGTTTAAAAATAGAGAATTAGTAAAATATGTACAACAAAAATTACTATTAGGTTGATCGCCTGAACAAATTTATGGCAGAATTAAAAATTTTCATAAAGAATGAATTATTAGTTTTAAAACAATTTACAATTGAATTTATTCTGGATTACTTGAAAAAGTTACTAATAAAAATTTAAGAAGAAAAGGTAAGAAACGAAAATCTCAAGAAAATCGCGGTAAATTTAATGGTAAATCAATTAAAGAACGAAATATTAATGTTAATAATCGTATAACTGTTGGTCATTGAGAAGGTGATACTGTAGTATCATCACGAGGTAAAAGTAAATCATGTTTAATAACTTTAGTTGAAAGAACATCAAGATTTACTTTAGCAATGTTAGTTGAAAATAGAACTACTAAAGTTGTTAACGAAAACATTAGCCATTATTTATCAATTCTTCCAAATAATCTTGTTAAGACTATAACATTTGATAGGGGTAAAGAATTTTCTAATTGACAACAACTTGAAAAAAATTTAAATGTGAAAATTTATTTTGCTAATGCGTATTCGCCTTGACAAAGAGGTACTAATGAAAATACTAATGGTTTAATTAGAGAAAAATTTCCTAAAAAATTTAATTTTTCAAATACTACTAAAAATGCAGTTCATAAATTTATATTGTCTTTAAACCAAAGACCAAGAAAAATACTAAATTATCTTTCACCAATCGAATATTTGGTTAGAAAAATAATTTAG
- a CDS encoding integrase core domain-containing protein has product MIFIDEITRIVFGYVYDSLGTNNAINAVQRATKDFSELGITIKRLRNDNAPEFTTTNWSNKKAYKVKERPFTAFLSRNGVIHETTPIRSPQSNGKIERFHQHYTKLFYVKDKKLNQNELQHLLNQYYYYYNFQRCHSALQNKSPFQKLQELIY; this is encoded by the coding sequence ATGATTTTCATTGACGAAATAACACGCATAGTATTTGGTTATGTTTATGATAGTTTAGGGACCAATAACGCAATTAACGCTGTACAAAGAGCAACGAAAGATTTTAGTGAACTTGGCATAACCATTAAACGCCTTCGCAATGATAATGCTCCAGAATTTACTACTACTAATTGAAGTAATAAAAAAGCATACAAAGTAAAAGAAAGACCTTTTACGGCCTTTCTTTCAAGGAATGGGGTTATCCACGAAACCACTCCAATTCGTTCACCACAAAGTAACGGTAAAATTGAGCGGTTTCATCAACATTATACTAAATTATTTTATGTTAAGGATAAAAAACTAAATCAAAACGAATTACAACATTTATTAAATCAATATTATTACTATTACAACTTCCAACGCTGTCATTCAGCATTACAAAATAAATCGCCATTTCAAAAA
- a CDS encoding cob(I)yrinic acid a,c-diamide adenosyltransferase — translation MDLIVVDEILGCLQNKLIYEDELVLALENKAKNIEVAVLGRYCPEKLQSIADLISEVTPTRHYSEKNIWARKGIEY, via the coding sequence ATTGATTTAATTGTCGTTGATGAGATTTTAGGTTGTTTACAAAATAAATTAATTTATGAAGATGAATTAGTGTTAGCATTAGAGAATAAAGCTAAGAATATTGAAGTTGCAGTTTTGGGAAGATATTGTCCAGAAAAATTACAATCAATTGCTGATTTAATTAGTGAGGTAACACCAACAAGACATTATTCAGAAAAGAATATTTGGGCTCGGAAGGGTATTGAGTATTAA
- a CDS encoding IS5 family transposase (programmed frameshift), translating to MKFDKFNFINDKELLRLTGIKQSTFNKMLNILKEAELKKFKRGGKNNKLSLENRLLMTLSYWREYRTYFHLGKSFDISEASCYRNIKWIEDILIKHPDFQQLAGKKALINDYFNDKTIIIDATETPIQRPKKGQKQSYSGKKKKHTIKTQVIIEKESKIIIATNFSLGKKHDFCLFKESKIPILKNTKLIVDNGYQGIQKIHSNVLIPKKKTKKNPLNKEQKHNNKLISKMRIIIENIFAILKKFKIITEKYRNRRKRFSLRFNLIASIYNLQL from the exons ATGAAATTTGATAAATTTAATTTTATTAATGATAAAGAATTATTACGATTAACTGGAATAAAGCAAAGTACTTTTAATAAAATGTTAAATATTTTAAAAGAAGCTGAGTTAAAAAAGTTTAAAAGAGGTGGTAAAAATAATAAATTATCATTAGAAAATAGATTATTGATGACTTTATCATATTGACGAGAATATCGTACTTATTTTCATCTTGGTAAAAGTTTTGATATTAGTGAAGCTAGTTGTTATCGAAATATCAAGTGAATTGAAGATATTTTAATCAAACATCCTGATTTTCAACAACTTGCTGGTAAAAAAGCATTAATAAATGATTATTTTAATGATAAAACAATTATTATTGATGCTACAGAAACACCCATTCAACGCCCAAAAAAAG GACAAAAACAATCTTATTCAGGAAAAAAGAAAAAACACACTATTAAAACACAAGTAATTATTGAAAAAGAAAGCAAAATAATTATTGCAACAAATTTTTCTCTCGGTAAAAAGCATGATTTTTGTTTATTTAAAGAATCAAAAATCCCAATTTTAAAAAATACTAAATTAATAGTTGATAATGGTTATCAAGGAATACAAAAAATTCATAGTAATGTTCTAATACCTAAGAAAAAAACAAAGAAAAACCCTTTAAATAAAGAACAAAAACATAATAATAAATTAATTTCAAAAATGAGAATTATTATTGAAAATATTTTTGCTATTCTTAAAAAATTTAAAATTATTACTGAAAAATATCGTAATCGTAGAAAACGATTTAGTTTAAGATTTAATTTAATTGCTTCAATTTATAATTTGCAATTATAG
- the rdgB gene encoding RdgB/HAM1 family non-canonical purine NTP pyrophosphatase — protein sequence MGSEGYWVLMIKQLFLATTNANKLEEFQNILGQKYDVKTLLDIKQFLDSEIEDIEETGATFIENALIKARTLSELLQKPALGDDSGLEILALDNFPGIYSARWIDTTDGFIQASNVILEKMINIKFRDCRYVCALALVDVTKNIEKVFVGSLNGLIHSERQGNYGFGYDAIFYLPEYKKTLGEMTAQEKNQISHRTIAIQKMVNWINKENNNEY from the coding sequence TTGGGCTCGGAAGGGTATTGAGTATTAATGATAAAACAATTATTTTTAGCAACTACTAATGCTAATAAGTTAGAAGAATTTCAAAACATATTAGGGCAAAAATACGATGTAAAGACACTTTTAGACATTAAGCAGTTTCTTGATAGTGAAATTGAAGACATTGAAGAAACAGGAGCGACATTTATTGAAAATGCTTTAATTAAGGCAAGAACTCTAAGCGAACTATTACAAAAACCAGCTTTAGGTGATGATTCTGGATTAGAAATATTAGCATTAGATAATTTCCCAGGAATTTATTCGGCGCGTTGAATCGATACAACTGATGGTTTTATACAAGCGTCTAATGTTATTTTAGAAAAGATGATAAATATTAAATTTCGAGATTGTCGCTATGTTTGTGCTCTTGCTCTTGTTGATGTTACTAAAAATATTGAAAAAGTCTTTGTTGGTTCGTTAAATGGTTTAATTCACAGTGAACGCCAAGGTAATTATGGTTTTGGTTATGATGCCATATTTTATTTACCAGAATATAAAAAAACGCTAGGTGAAATGACAGCACAAGAAAAAAATCAAATATCACATCGTACAATAGCAATACAAAAGATGGTTAATTGAATAAATAAGGAAAATAATAATGAATACTAA
- a CDS encoding tRNA (cytidine(34)-2'-O)-methyltransferase, translated as MNTKINIVLYEPEIAGNVGSIMRTCVAINAKLHLIEPLGFFLDDRFIIRSSANYFEFLQYESYEDWNSFLSKNPQANLFFSTRYGQKPPSAIDFTKSETPIYLVFGKESSGIPKTILQEHLNQCFRLPMSINTRSLNVANVVCTVSYEVLRQLDYLNLSLNEIQKGKDYLQN; from the coding sequence ATGAATACTAAAATTAACATTGTTTTATATGAACCAGAAATTGCTGGTAATGTCGGTTCGATTATGCGAACTTGTGTTGCTATTAATGCTAAACTGCATTTAATTGAACCATTAGGGTTCTTTTTAGATGATCGTTTTATTATTCGGTCATCTGCTAACTATTTTGAATTTTTACAATATGAAAGTTATGAAGATTGAAATAGTTTTCTTAGTAAAAATCCTCAGGCTAACTTATTTTTTTCCACAAGATATGGTCAAAAACCACCTAGTGCCATTGATTTTACAAAAAGTGAAACACCAATATATTTAGTATTTGGTAAAGAATCGTCTGGTATTCCAAAAACGATATTACAAGAGCATTTGAATCAATGTTTTCGTTTACCAATGAGTATTAATACTCGTAGTCTTAATGTCGCTAATGTTGTTTGCACTGTAAGTTATGAGGTTTTACGGCAATTAGATTATTTAAATTTATCTTTAAATGAAATTCAGAAAGGTAAAGATTATTTACAAAATTAA
- a CDS encoding IS5 family transposase (programmed frameshift), which translates to MKFDKFNFINDKELLRLTGIKQSTFNKMLNILKEAELKKFKRGGKNNKLSLENRLLMTLSYWREYRTYFHLGKSFDISEASCYRNIKWIEDILIKHPDFQQLAGKKALINDYFNDKTIIIDATETPILTPKKRQKQSYSGKKKKHTIKTQVIIEKESKIIIATNFSLGKKHDFCLFKESKIPILKNTKLIVDNGYQGIQKIHSNVLIPKKKTKKNPLNKEQKHNNKLISKMRIIIENIFAILKKFKIITEKYRNRRKRFSLRFNLIASIYNLQL; encoded by the exons ATGAAATTTGATAAATTTAATTTTATTAATGATAAAGAATTATTACGATTAACTGGAATAAAGCAAAGTACTTTTAATAAAATGTTAAATATTTTAAAAGAAGCTGAGTTAAAAAAGTTTAAAAGAGGTGGTAAAAATAATAAATTATCATTAGAAAATAGATTATTGATGACTTTATCATATTGACGAGAATATCGTACTTATTTTCATCTTGGTAAAAGTTTTGATATTAGTGAAGCTAGTTGTTATCGAAATATCAAGTGAATTGAAGATATTTTAATCAAACATCCTGATTTTCAACAACTTGCTGGTAAAAAAGCATTAATAAATGATTATTTTAATGATAAAACAATTATTATTGATGCTACAGAAACACCCATTT TAACGCCCAAAAAAAGACAAAAACAATCTTATTCAGGAAAAAAGAAAAAACACACTATTAAAACACAAGTAATTATTGAAAAAGAAAGCAAAATAATTATTGCAACAAATTTTTCTCTCGGTAAAAAACATGATTTTTGTTTATTTAAAGAATCAAAAATCCCAATTTTAAAAAATACTAAATTAATAGTTGATAATGGTTATCAAGGAATACAAAAAATTCATAGTAATGTTCTAATACCTAAGAAAAAAACAAAGAAAAACCCTTTAAATAAAGAACAAAAACATAATAATAAATTAATTTCAAAAATGAGAATTATTATTGAAAATATTTTTGCTATTCTTAAAAAATTTAAAATTATTACTGAAAAATATCGTAATCGTAGAAAACGATTTAGTTTAAGATTTAATTTAATTGCTTCAATTTATAATTTGCAATTATAG
- a CDS encoding transposase family protein — translation MHDYKLFLKSNTLINPKLELIADSGYQGLQNVHKNTLLPIKKSKNNPLNPDKKEYNSFLSKVRIAIEHVFARLKRFKILVYRYRNKIRRFELRFNLISGIYNFELS, via the coding sequence ATTCATGATTATAAGTTATTTTTAAAATCAAATACACTTATAAATCCAAAATTAGAATTAATTGCTGATTCAGGATATCAAGGTTTGCAAAATGTTCATAAAAATACATTATTGCCAATTAAAAAGAGTAAAAATAATCCTTTAAATCCAGATAAAAAGGAATATAATAGCTTTTTAAGTAAAGTTAGAATTGCCATTGAACATGTTTTTGCTAGATTAAAAAGATTTAAAATACTAGTTTATCGTTATCGCAATAAGATTAGAAGATTTGAATTACGATTTAACTTAATTTCAGGAATATATAATTTTGAATTAAGCTAG
- a CDS encoding cob(I)yrinic acid a,c-diamide adenosyltransferase → MNQEQGYLHIYCGKGKTSILNGMTIRALGNDWNVVYFCFLKNRPTGELIFFEKHTNLTILDFYHSSKKFFEKWMMKKNKS, encoded by the coding sequence ATGAATCAAGAACAAGGGTATCTTCATATTTACTGTGGTAAAGGTAAAACTAGTATTTTAAATGGAATGACAATTAGAGCATTAGGAAATGATTGAAATGTAGTATATTTTTGTTTTTTAAAAAATCGTCCCACAGGTGAATTAATATTTTTTGAAAAGCATACTAATTTAACAATTCTTGATTTTTATCATTCATCAAAAAAATTTTTTGAGAAATGAATGATGAAGAAAAACAAGAGTTAA
- a CDS encoding IS30 family transposase: MGYKHLGIYERIYIENQLKFKVKISEIAKNLNRSISTIIREVNRNKDSNHYFSLIAQNKAENRKQSHVYFHKFKNRELVKYVQQKLLLGWSPEQIYGRIKNFHKEWIISFKTIYNWIYSGLLEKVTNKNLRRKGKKRKSQENRGKFNGKSIKERNINVNNRITVGHWEGDTVVSSRGKSKSCLITLVERTSRFTLAMLVENRTTKVVNENISHYLSILPNNLVKTITFDRGKEFSNWQQLEKNLNVKIYFANAYSPWQRGTNENTNGLIREKFPKKFNFSNTTKNAVHKFILSLNQRPRKILNYLSPIEYLVRKII; this comes from the coding sequence ATGGGTTACAAACATCTTGGCATATATGAAAGAATTTATATTGAGAATCAATTGAAGTTTAAAGTAAAAATTAGTGAAATAGCTAAAAATCTTAATCGAAGTATTAGTACTATTATTCGAGAAGTCAATAGAAATAAAGATAGTAATCATTATTTTTCATTAATTGCACAAAATAAAGCAGAAAACAGAAAACAATCACATGTTTATTTTCATAAGTTTAAAAATAGAGAATTAGTAAAATATGTACAACAAAAATTACTATTAGGTTGATCGCCTGAACAAATTTATGGCAGAATTAAAAATTTTCATAAAGAATGAATTATTAGTTTTAAAACAATTTACAATTGAATTTATTCTGGATTACTTGAAAAAGTTACTAATAAAAATTTAAGAAGAAAAGGTAAGAAACGAAAATCTCAAGAAAATCGCGGTAAATTTAATGGTAAATCAATTAAAGAACGAAATATTAATGTTAATAATCGTATAACTGTTGGTCATTGAGAAGGTGATACTGTAGTATCATCACGAGGTAAAAGTAAATCATGTTTAATAACTTTAGTTGAAAGAACATCAAGATTTACTTTAGCAATGTTAGTTGAAAATAGAACTACTAAAGTTGTTAACGAAAACATTAGCCATTATTTATCAATTCTTCCAAATAATCTTGTTAAGACTATAACATTTGATAGGGGTAAAGAATTTTCTAATTGACAACAACTTGAAAAAAATTTAAATGTGAAAATTTATTTTGCTAATGCGTATTCGCCTTGACAAAGAGGTACTAATGAAAATACTAATGGTTTAATTAGAGAAAAATTTCCTAAAAAATTTAATTTTTCAAATACTACTAAAAATGCAGTTCATAAATTTATATTGTCTTTAAACCAAAGACCAAGAAAAATACTAAATTATCTTTCACCAATCGAATATTTGGTTAGAAAAATAATTTAG
- a CDS encoding DDE-type integrase/transposase/recombinase, translated as MKYIISQADLADLKAKVQSWLSANCCNPYYYKTKKRITSYLNLCTYFYMEETTLTKLIKKYFKNATKTFYRWAEKIMTAYYSDNLDLLLFKTTKPQNLNYQYSLNSREKVCDLYFDYKNLQADGMWSLFNNLKIGFHDIKNSEVPKNIKTFYRWIKSDHRWKELKQQIKQTKRHFKCYEVSDIGLLQMDAKIVTTSNFPVDKKYYIYDFIDEMTRIVFGYVYDSLGTNNAINAVQRAMKDFSELGITIKRLRTDNAPEFTTTNWSNKKAYKVKERPFTTFLSKNGIVHETTPIRSPQSNGKIEQFHQHYTKLFYAKDKKLNQNELQHYLNKYYYFYNFERCHSSLNSKTPFQKLQKFLLLVS; from the coding sequence ATGAAATATATTATTTCCCAAGCTGATTTAGCAGATTTAAAAGCAAAAGTACAAAGTTGACTAAGTGCTAATTGCTGTAATCCTTATTACTATAAAACTAAAAAACGCATTACTTCCTATTTAAATTTATGCACTTATTTTTATATGGAAGAAACTACTTTAACAAAACTTATTAAAAAATATTTTAAGAATGCAACGAAAACCTTTTATCGTTGGGCAGAAAAAATTATGACCGCTTATTATTCTGACAATTTAGATTTGTTATTGTTTAAAACTACAAAGCCACAAAATCTTAATTATCAATATAGTTTAAATTCTCGTGAAAAAGTATGTGATTTATATTTTGATTACAAAAATCTTCAAGCCGACGGAATGTGGTCTTTATTTAACAATTTAAAAATCGGTTTTCACGATATTAAAAATTCAGAAGTTCCTAAAAATATCAAAACTTTTTATCGTTGAATTAAATCTGACCATCGTTGAAAAGAATTAAAACAACAAATAAAACAAACTAAACGCCATTTTAAGTGTTATGAAGTTTCCGATATCGGTCTTTTACAAATGGATGCCAAAATCGTTACTACATCAAATTTTCCGGTTGATAAAAAATATTACATTTATGATTTCATTGACGAAATGACACGCATAGTATTTGGTTATGTTTATGATAGTTTGGGAACTAATAATGCTATCAACGCTGTCCAAAGAGCAATGAAAGATTTTAGCGAACTTGGCATAACCATTAAACGCCTTCGCACTGATAATGCTCCAGAATTTACAACTACTAACTGAAGTAATAAAAAAGCATACAAAGTAAAAGAAAGGCCTTTTACAACCTTTCTTTCAAAGAACGGAATTGTTCACGAAACTACGCCGATTCGTTCACCACAATCAAATGGCAAAATTGAACAATTCCATCAACATTATACCAAATTATTTTATGCTAAGGATAAAAAATTAAATCAGAACGAACTCCAACATTATTTAAATAAATATTATTACTTTTACAACTTTGAACGCTGTCATTCATCTTTAAACAGTAAAACACCTTTTCAAAAATTGCAAAAATTTTTACTATTAGTTTCTTAA
- a CDS encoding IS30 family transposase, giving the protein MGYKHLDIYERIYIENQLKFKVKISEIAKNLNRSISTIIREVNRNKDSNHYFSLIAQNKAENRKQSHVYFHKFKNRELVKYVQQKLLLGWSPEQIYGRIKNFHKEWIISFKTIYNWIYSGLLEKVTNKNLRRKGKKRKSQENRGKFNGKSIKERNINVNNRITVGHWEGDTVVSSRGKSKSCLITLVERTSRFTLAMLVENRTTKVVNENISHYLSILPNNLVKTITFDRGKEFSNWQQLEKNLNVKIYFANAYLPWQRGTNENTNGLIREKFPKKFNFSNTTKNAVHKFILSLNQRPRKILNYLSPIEYLVRKII; this is encoded by the coding sequence ATGGGTTACAAACATCTTGACATATATGAAAGAATTTATATTGAGAATCAATTGAAGTTTAAAGTAAAAATTAGTGAAATAGCTAAAAATCTTAATCGAAGTATTAGTACTATTATTCGAGAAGTCAATAGAAATAAAGATAGTAATCATTATTTTTCATTAATTGCACAAAATAAAGCAGAAAACAGAAAACAATCACATGTTTATTTTCATAAGTTTAAAAATAGAGAATTAGTAAAATATGTACAACAAAAATTACTATTAGGTTGATCGCCTGAACAAATTTATGGCAGAATTAAAAATTTTCATAAAGAATGAATTATTAGTTTTAAAACAATTTACAATTGAATTTATTCTGGATTACTTGAAAAAGTTACTAATAAAAATTTAAGAAGAAAAGGTAAGAAACGAAAATCTCAAGAAAATCGCGGTAAATTTAATGGTAAATCAATTAAAGAACGAAATATTAATGTTAATAATCGTATAACTGTTGGTCATTGAGAAGGTGATACTGTAGTATCATCACGAGGTAAAAGTAAATCATGTTTAATAACTTTAGTTGAAAGAACATCAAGATTTACTTTAGCAATGTTAGTTGAAAATAGAACTACTAAAGTTGTTAACGAAAACATTAGCCATTATTTATCAATTCTTCCAAATAATCTTGTTAAGACTATAACATTTGATAGGGGTAAAGAATTTTCTAATTGACAACAACTTGAAAAAAATTTAAATGTGAAAATTTATTTTGCTAATGCGTATTTGCCTTGACAAAGAGGTACTAATGAAAATACTAATGGTTTAATTAGAGAAAAATTTCCTAAAAAATTTAATTTTTCAAATACTACTAAAAATGCAGTTCATAAATTTATATTGTCTTTAAACCAAAGACCAAGAAAAATACTAAATTATCTTTCACCAATCGAATATTTGGTTAGAAAAATAATTTAG